The Aptenodytes patagonicus chromosome 10, bAptPat1.pri.cur, whole genome shotgun sequence genomic sequence GGTGAAGAATGCCAGCATTTCACACAGAAAATCCATTGTTTCCTTTAAATTCTGAAATATGCTTTAGGGTTTTATTCCGTGCTTTTCTTTTGACACTTAATTATACCAACAGCGCCATTATAAATTATACCCAGCTTTTTCATGACGCACCAACCAGATGATGCTTTGATCTATAAGAAAATATGTCTCAAACAGTATCAAACAGAGGCTGCCCTTAGTTTTCTTACcagcaaaataacaaaaccagacgaaatattataatatatataaggCAGTACAACACAGAAGCACCTCCTGCATCCCTCCAAGACCTTTCATCCAACATCTCAGCATTACTCACACCAAGGATCGCTGCGCTCCAGCACGGGTCACTACTGGGAACTGCTGATCTCCGTTGAGCGTGAAACACCCGGCCAGCAAGAGGGATGCTCCAGGCAAACATAAGAGCTGTGATTTCCATTTCGATGCACATTTCCATTTCCTCTGGTCAGGAAAGCAGCGCCTCTCTTCCCACACAACGTTGCATGACTCTGAACGAGGCCTCCCAGGTGGCTGACACAGcagaaaggttttatttttcctccaggcTTCTGAAGATCCAAAGAGGAATTTCTTCTCCTACATGCAGGTCACAAACCTGGTGCTATGACAGGGCAGAGGAAAAGGAGCTctgggtttgattttctttttcatttttgctggaaGCCCGGTTATAAGCAAACtaaggaaaacagatttaaatcaaattaaaattaacaatGTCTAGAAGCAGAGAGAGCCATGCTCAAACCTAATTGCAGCAAAAGCTTCCAGAAGTGGAGAGGAAGCTCATCATAGAGAGGGTCAACCCAATTGAAATGGCACTTCAGAAATAAACTTTTCTAAGTACCAGGTCTGCACGCTGAACTGAAAGCGCCCAAGCTGAAGCACCCTCCATGCTCTAAGAGCCTCATCCTTTCACCCCTGTTCAGCTTCACCCCTACCCTGTAGACACCTTCCCCCAAAACCAGAAGAGAGCTCCGTGACCTTCAATTTAAAGGCCAAGGGTGCAAAGTGGTCACAGCTGCCCCAGTGGAGGTGGAGCAAGCGGGGGGTGCCCAGAGCACCTGGGTGTTTCCCAAAACTTGCGTCAgaggctgctgcctccccaggcagcgggtGCTGCTGTGGCCGTAGTGCTGCTAGCCCTAGGCAAAAGCGATGCTATTTTAAGGACAGCACTGCACGTTGCAGTATAGATATACCCTTCATTGGCCCCTTCACACAGGGTACCCTGGCAGGGATGAGAATCAGCGGTGCTGGTGGCTCCAGGCTCGCTGTGACGGGTGAGGGCAGCCCAGCTATGGCCCCCCCTTCTCCCCAGTGCCCACCCGAACGAAGGCCACTACCTTCTCCTGGGGGTGAAAAGAAAGCGGCCTTGGgcacaaaaaaaagtttctctcctTTCTTGGCATCTCCTGGCTTTTTGGCCCCCATCCGTGCAGCAGGCGGCAGGAGTCTCTGAGCTCTGTCCTGAGCGAGGTTTTGGACTTTCTCCAGCTCACCTCTGAAACCTGCTCTCAGAGCTGTATCTCAGCTCCTTTCCAGAAAAATCTCCACCTTCTGGGAACCTGGGACTTCTCCAGATGTCCCCAGGCTAGAGAAGCTCAGCTCTGTCACCTTGGGGTCACAGCGGGGGACCTTACTACCTCCCACCCATCCCCATCATGGTGCAGGGGTGCGTGGCCAGACACTGGGGGTTGTGGCCCCGGGATGGAAAGTGTGGCCACAGCAGATGCAAAGCCACCCTCCTtcctcagggctggggctgcgggtGGCAGCCTGGCTCTGGGTCGGGAGCCAGCTTGGGGGGGATTTGTGGCTGGGTGCCTCCGTCCTGCCAGGGTTTGGTTTGCAGCAGGGCTCTCAGCACCACTGATCCTTCCTGCCTGTCCGAGCAAGGAGCCCGATTTCCACTTGTTGGCATCAATTGCAGCATCAGGTTGGCTCTCTGGGAGACAAACCCATTGCCTGTGTACAGGACTCGCCCCTACCTTGCACAAAGCTAGGGAAAAGCACTATGGATTTAACAGTTTCTATAAGTATTCCTGCACCCAGAAAGCATTGACACCGCGGTCCTTCCTGGCTGCAAAATGCCTTGCATCAAGGTCAAAACCCATGACTAATAACATACTGCCCCGACACCAGCTCTTGTGTCTCTGTGGGTGCACCCCTCTCCTCAGACATTGCAATTCCAACACATCAGATACGGCAAGGTGACACGCGGATGTTGCTTCTGCGGAGAAATTTCTCCGCTGGATAAATGCTTTCTGcgtcctcctgctgctgccaggtgtAAAGCCAGGCTGTGCTCAGAGGAACCACATGGGTTGTTTCCAAATCCAAGAGGGAAGGTGTCAACTTCTGGTTGTCCTTTGAGGTCAAAAGAGAGCACAAAGCATCCTGTAAACTGACAACCGAGTCAGAGTACATTAACTAAATATCTGCCTGTTAGTTCAGCTCCGAGTTTCCACAAGAGCCTGAAGGGGAAATAGCTTTTCCTTGATAAAAAAACAATGAACCACTGTTTTCCTGGCCAGGTCCATCCCTCCTGGTGATAGTGGAATGTCTTAGGCTAAAAATGTAAATTGATTTGGGGATGATTCTCCAAGTATCATTCTTTAAAGGGACTATTATTATTGCACACTGGAAGAGAGCCCGTTTCAGTGAACATGCCCCATTAGCAGTAATTTATCTGCACTGCcacattttttcattaatcttcatttcaaattcattttttttctcctgcgtGGCCAAGAGGTTCACATTCCTGATCAGCACCGGCTGCTCCCCAGGATGACATCAAATACCCGCATGGCCCACACCAGCAAAACTACCCGGCGGGCCTCGGGAGGAGCAACGGGGCAGCCACGGGAAAGCGGCAGCCTACGCTCATCCTGCTGTCGCTGCACGAAGCCGGCAGCCTCATCAGGCTCTTCACTTTGAGGACCAAGCAAATATTTAACAAGTTCCCCTTGCACTGTACCAGAGTTCATTATCCGGTCTCCCGAGCTCCTTCAGTCAGTAATATCCTCTAATTGATGTGTTTTGGCACTCGGCCATGGAGTTAAATTGATTTGCAGACCAGCGGGAGACGGCAGATGCCCTTTACACTTGAGAAAAGTGGCATGTGGCTTTGTTTACTGCCTGCTGCACGGGGATGCCACGGCAAGAGATGCCTCTCTTGCAGGAGTGCAGGAAGCGGGTCCGCCTCCTCGCTGTCCTCTTACCGCGGCCCCTGTTAGGTGACAAGATGCGGCTGCCACCGGTGAGCACCCGGGGATCACTCCAGCCGTGAACTTCACCCTCCCTCCCTAACCCCAGGGAAGCTGGGATGAGAGAAATGGGGAATTCCCTCCTCTCAAACCAGGGCACAACGCATCTCCACGCTCTCTTTTGAGGGGTGCCCCGACGCCGACTCCCAGCTCAGGGCTGGCGTCGATCTTTGTTCTGGGGCACGGAGACTTGCCTCTGCTTGTGCCAGGGCAGGAGGAGTAGGGACACCCCCCTGCTCCCGGGGCAAGGGGAGGGCGGCAGCTGCAGGTTGCAGCCTGCTGGGGTTTATTTCCAGGAACTCGTGGGCGCTGCAGTGTGAGGGTTGAACTCCAAAGCCTGTACAGGTTTTCTTGAAAGTATTTTCATATAAGTTTACTTGAAAGCCTCTTTTTATAATTATGAAAAAACCTATTAATACAGTAGAAGAGTTAAGGATCTCACTTCCCATTTCAATCATTTTATTCTTATTCCAAGAATTTTAAGCTAGCGTTGAAATCCTTTTCCTATTGCACCAGAGAGCCACATTCATCTTTAAGATATTTattgataattaaaaataataagattCCAATCAcccatataaaaataataaatctgaaTAAAGCAGCATGACTGttagaggcagggagagagatcCTCCTCCTCGGACGTCCCCTTACTCCAGTCATCATGGATCCGACAAGGCTGGAAGGATTTTTCCCGAGCACTGGCCGAATCCCACACGGAAGCCGTTGCCCTGGCAGTAACCTAGGGCCAGAAAACAACAGACAGCTTGTTCTGTAAGGACAGCAGGATTTTACCAGGAGTAAACATGAACAAAGGAATAAAGAGACCAAAAATGAgtggaaacatttcagaaatgcaatGAGGGGTAAAAAAAGAACACCTGGAGGAGTTCAAGTAGCCCAggaatacaaaaaaagaaaaaagaagcacaaAATGTTAAATGCAGCAATATGCAAGTTCAGTGAATATGATCAAAGAGCAAACGTCTTGTTTGATGTgcaatatttctggttttaaaccTAACCTGCAGCATCATCAATCTAACTGGCAAGCTGATTTGCTGCCTGGCCCAGCCTTGCAATTAATAAAGTAAATCTGCATTCTCTGTCTGCGGCATTAGGACTGCTCTTGGGACATCGGGATGCTTATAGCCAGAAAGATGATCATTAAACCCCCTCAAACAGCAGGACCTACCCTTGCAGAATCTGTTTCGCTCGCTAAAATCAAGTAGTTTAGTTCTGTGAGAAACTCAGCATCTGACTCAAAATACTCATTTATCCTCTATTATATAAACAGGCTTTGAAGGTCTGCTGACTGCTGCTGAAGTTACCGGCCTGTGACAACACCTCTAACTACGGGACGATTCAATCTCTCCCTACTCCTGCGCGATGGGAGAGACGACATTAGGACGGAGATGCCGCAAGCGCCTCTTGCCACCGCGGGCCAGCCGAGCTGCTCCAGAAACAGCATCCATTAGCAAAGCTGCAgatgaaggaggggaggggacacagccaggggCTTATGGCCCATCTGGGAAGACCGTTCTGGGAAGAAACAGCTGAGGAGACCTACTGTAGCTCTCCGCTACAACAGCTGATCAACGGAAGGACACAAGTGGCATATGTTGTATTTTAAAGGTTGATTTCATAGTTAGAGATGGATTTTCCTAAAATAATGGAATACATCACCTTCCCTGCGTGTGATAAAAAACCAGCTGCCTTCAAGAAGCCAAGAGGGAACTGAACAGAACAGACCTTAACCCTAATTCCCACCCTTAGCACGGATCAGTGGAAACCTCctccgaggaagaggaggatgggtgggctcaggctgcagggcagccggAGTTATTGCGGCACGAAGACGGACCCTGCCAGCTCTAACCCACAGTGCAGCTCTCACAGCCAGGCTGACACGAAGCTTTTCCAAGGACAGCAGTGTCTGCAAGTGCTTGCATAACAGCCTGCCCACAGACACCATCCCAGCATCTGCCGGGTAATCCTCATTCGTAACCAATACTTGAGCAAGACACTTGCTTTAAGGCTCAGCTCCGTTTCCAGTTGTCTCATTAGGCTTCATTGCCAGCTTTCCTTCGAGCGCCGGCTTATTATTTCGGTCCAGTTTAGTTATCCGCGCTGTCAACTACGATTTAGAGCAGTACCAAGGAGCAACACATTTAACAAAGCAGgctctgtgctgccagcagcactggcCTGAGCAGAGTGCCAAGGAGCTACAGACAGAtttctgcagctggctgcaggacACCATCAGCAAACCTTCCCTTGCAATGGTCCCTCCCCGAGACGTGCTTCttgggaaaaatatatttctctcattttatgtGTTAGGGCTCTGAAATAGCTCCCGCAAGGGGAGCGAGAACACAAAGTTGAAATAGGAGACTAGACACTATGGGTTGGGCACTTGGCATGAGCGAATGGCACAGCCTCGGGAGAGGATGCAATCGCGCTAGCTCTGCCTCAGGGGTGCCTTAAGACACTGGACCTGCCATACGTCACTAAATAGGAGCAGATCCCAAACCGTCCCAGCAgacagccccagcagcacctggcTCTCGCGAATGGCGCGATGCCCTGATCACTACAGTCACAAACTGTTGACAGTGTAAAATAGCACAGCAGGCCGATTAACACGAGACTGTCCCACTGGGGCAACGGTGCCTTCGTCCAGGTTGACAACAATGCCACCGTGCCATCTTTAAAGATTAAAGACGCTAAGGATTTAAACTGTTTAAGAAACACAGCTTGTTCTGGGCATGAAGAACAGCATGGGTCACAGTCTAGTCCCATTTGTCCCTCAGCTGGCCACCTTgtgccagcagctcccaaacTGCAAGGTGCTCATTGCCAATAAGGATGTCAGCACGTAACTCCAAAGGGATGTTCATAATACCCCACTGTACCCTAATTTAGGGTTCCTGGCATAGTTACTGAAGGGAGATCTGCAACTCTGGAAGGCAATTGCTGGAGGAGTGTCCCTCTGCACGGAATGCATAGGGAGCCTATGGAGAGCAGCATCAGATGCCTACACATTGCAGCATGAGTAGTCGCTGGGTTGTTGGGAGGCTGAAGGATGTCAGAGGTATTGGGGACTCCTCGGTTTCATCATCTACAGCTCTCTCCAGTACATCTCAATCGCCAGTTGTCTCAGCATCTTCTTCTGCAAAACTGGCAGCGCCtcacagaaatgtgattttcaaaGCTATTGCACAGGCTGCCGGACAGGAGGCactggggctctggctgcagcactgcCAAAACCGCTTATAGAGCTATCACTGGCAGACTGGAACacacccatatatatatattattattatttttcatcacagaagagttctttttgttaaaaaagttgcttttgtaaaaaagctttctgaaaaaaatgagaaattttagaCTATTTTGGCAAAAATCCTAAAAGTCCTGGTTGGAGTAAGCAGGCACGGGTATGTGAACACCTACTAGCATCACACCGTCATGTCCTTCAGGTTGCTGCATAGGCATTAGTCACTCACATTTTGTCTGCCCTAAGTCACATTTGTAAGTGTTTTCTCGTCGCTTGAGCCATTTTGTTCTCCGTGCAGGCTATTTCTGACCACATCGGCATGATGGAGTTGCTCAGAGCCAAGTGTGGCACTGGCTGGGTCTCATCTGATGCTGCGCAACATCCCACAAGATATTCTCTAAGAATTCAGTAGGCGACGTAGCAAAGACATACACAGGCTTGATTCAAAAGTTTCTCATGGCTGTGCTTGCCAAATATTTGCCACCTCAAAGTCGTAAAGGTGTTGACAAgatgagaggaaaggaaaaaatagatttGTTTTGCACTAGTCTTTGGATTAAAAAGGAGTAGGAGTGGGATTTAGATCACAAAACACCGTGGTAGATTTTAATTCATAAAACCCTTAGTTTATCaagatgaaaattaaaaccaTGGCCCAGCATGAAACAGCTCTCAAGCACAGCCCTTTTCAGAAGGGAGCTGGTCAGCTGTTCTAGCAGGCTTCATGCTGTTTCCCACACATTTGATTTGCAACACACTTCATTGAATATGCCTATGCtacaaatgaaatattatttgcaaaataacttttttcagcATTCGCCAAGCTCTGCTCCACGTGCAAACTTGGACTGTGGTGGCAACAATACCTCAACTCCTTCTAGTCCCAGGATATTTTCGCCCATAAAGGCAAACCTACCTCCACCGTCCCCTTAGGACTCACGCACAGGCATAGCAAGATCATTAAGTACTTAGCAAAGCAAATGATCTAGTCCAGAAAGCATTTATTGCAGGGAAATTACTATCCACCTGCTTTTGCCTCCTGACAGGTAGGATGGAAACAACCGTGCTTGCGTGGCAGGTATGTACAGAATAGGCCACGTCCCCGCCAGGCACTTACGCTACTGGGATCAATCTATGGAAACGTGTCCTTGGTGCGGTGTAAGAGCTGTTGTTCGGCCGTTACCTGTCAAAATGATTTCATCTCCGTCCTGCAGGAATTTACGAGACTGTCCACTGCCAAGAGGGATTTCTTTTGTCCCGTTCCAGGACAGCTCCAGCATGGAGCCGAAGCTCTCCGGCTCCTGCAGCAAGAGTTCATAAACAAATAATCAACTTCTTAGTATCTGTCCTGCTGTTAAGCTACTTGCTGCTGGAAGCAGACACACAAGTACATTAGCTCTACAGAACagagttttgctgttgatttaatTCATTGATACGTTGGCTTGCTTTCCTGCCTTTGCATTTTAATCGCTTGCCTCGCTATAAGCGGCCATGCTTACAGCCGTTATCTGGTGTGTTTCACACAGTGCTTAACCCTGGGAAAGTAGTTTGGGCCTGCTACGCCAAGAATGGAAACAAATCGAGGGCACTTCGGCAAATCCAGTGCTTTTATGTAGTCAcgtttcagatttttatttacattttgttcTTCAGAAGAGCAAAGCTGGCAAATGTTTGTAAGTCTTTGACATCAATCTGCGGTACAGTAGCTTGAAGGAAGCAAAAAGCACTTCAGAAACGCTCAAAATGGAAGTATAGGTATCCCAACTTGGAAACAACTTACCTGAGGCCGTCTTTCAGACAGCACGAACAGGATTTATATTTGATGTTTCAGAAAGTGCAAGTTACCCATATATTGCAACAACTGTCCATACGGCAGTTCAAGGGGGATAACAGCTTGTGAAGTTAGCTCCAAATACGTAGTATTAGAGAAACTAAAAGTTATACCCACGCACCTTTTACCTTCttcccagaaataaaaaaagctgcatttcataGAGCGCAAATGGGCCATGTGGATGCTTGTGCATAGAGATTATTTTGCATCTGCAGTAAAATAGTTCTTAGGGAAAGGAGTACaggagagattaaaaaacaaaaaccaacaacaacaaaaaacccgcCACTTCTCAGCGCGGTTTTGGGGCTACCAAAGCATCAGCCCAAAGTGCCTAGGAAAGAACTGCAGATATTTTCATGGCTGCTCAAATCAAACAGGGCTTAGACCCAAAGCCCTGCTCAGTCGGGTTTGGATTGCTGACCGGTTCTCAGTGACTGTCATTATTTAAACACTTACGGGTCCACTGATTGTGCCGGAGGCCAGGAGATCTCCAGGTCTGAGGTTGCACCCGTTGATCGAATGATGAGCCAGCTGCTGTTTCATGGTCCAGTACatgtgctggaggaaggaggaagaggagcctaAAGCAATGAAGGACAAACCTCCGGCGTGCCATTAGGCTATGCAGAACGTACTGCATTTTCTGAATGATGCTGGTAAAACTGTCCCTGAAGAAAAGTTTCCTTATTTAACCAGGAACCTTCAGCAGCCTAAAAGCAACCTCCACAGTTACTTAGTGCTGCATTCTCAGTAGTTACTGTGGCCTGGCTGATTGCTTTCTAAATGATGACCAGGAGCTCCTAtgtacatataaaatacatacttcAACATGCAATTTAGTCCCttaaaatttctcttctttcagctggatgtcatttctcttcttcttcttctttaagGCCAGCACCGCTGACCCAGGATCCACGATTAGGTCCAGTATTTTATAGAATACTTTATAGAAAAATCTCCTTATTACTGATTTGCTGACTACTCATTTACTGATTAAGGTAATTACTATGCAAAGAACCAAATGTGAATATAAAATTGATTGAGAAATTCTGCAGCTGGTACTGCAGAATCAGCCTGTAGAGGCAGAGCCACCACGCCGCCCGCAGAGGGGCCGGGGCAGACCCGGGCTCGGAGCGGTGTCGCAGCAGCGAATCTGCATCTAAATCACCAGCTGCAACTGCAAAGCTGTATTGCACCTCGGCACGGCAAGAGGCAATTCCCTTTGCCTGCGAGTCCTCCGCTCCCACCACTCCCTGCCAAATGAGCACGCCACTTACGATGCTCCGAGCACCCTAAACCGAGCAGCGGAAAGAGCTGCCCCCTTCTTCAGTGCTCGAGCATTCAGGTGTTTCCATCTCAGTAGGGATGAACTATCACCACCCTCcactcttttccctctgtcccctacacacacacacgcaccggGTCTGATCTTCAGCTAATGCAAAAATCAGTGTTTGAAATTGCCTAAGGCTGGAGCTGATGGCATCAGACAAATAAAAGATACTGGAGTCTTACCTTGAAATTGGATCTGCATATAGTAGTTGGCATGCTCATTCCTTctcctgcagaaaataaaaaataagaaacagggAAGCAATTTGTTTGTGTTGGATGAATGATAATGATGTCGGAGTCTTTTGATTTTACAGTGATAAAAGAAGTCTCCATCCATCTGTAATCCCTAGCAATAAACAAGTAATAACATTTTCTATCGATATGAAGGCCAGCATTTCATAGAAGACAAGTGTGTGGATGGCACCGGGGTAGCATCAAGCTGCCCATTTCCTACTCTCTGCTCTACTACAGGAGCAACACCTGGACCTACAGGTCAGCAGGGCCACGAGCTGGGGGCCCGAGCTGGGTTAACATCTGAATCCCACATACGTCTGCTCTTTCCATGCCCTGTTTACCCCTGCCCATGCAGGCAGACCCCACGGGGACCCTCCTCATTGTAAGCTGATCATCTGGGAGGCATTCCCTCCCTGACACATTGCTGCACGGCCGACAGGGAGCATGAAGAGCTTTGCCTCTTTCTCTGACAGAGGCAATCCGGGCAAAGATGGAAAAGGAGGACCGCAGAGCCAAGAGCGAATTGTCTGAAATACATGGTGGTTCTGCATTGCTTAGTTGGCAATTTCAGCTTTATAACCCACTCAGCATTGCCGTACCTTTAATAGCAACAAAGAGCTTGATGTCAAAAGTGTAGGGTTCTTTATCCTGAAGGTAGGGCAGCGGCTTGGGATCCTAAAAGCATATAAAAGGCACCACAgtctaaacaaacagaaaggaaaaattccaCGCGCCATCCCAGTGTCTCTTCGTTtaaccagcctgtgctgcacaCCCCATGTACTTCACCGTTGTTAGTGCTCAGATTATCGCTTTCCTTGCTCTCATGCGCACGCTTTTAGAGATCTTTCTGAACAGATGTGATAGCCATATAATCCGATTCCTTTTTCTGCACGTGGGCTCCAAAAGCCCTCTCCATCATTACGGCGTGGATGTTAATCCAAAACAAACACAGTGCTAGCACACCTTTGCTCTGGGCCTGCACAGAGAAGATGGTGAGTTCTCTCTGCAAGACTCCTCATTATCTTTTTCAATTTTAACTAAACATCTACATAATGCAGACAACTGGAAATGCCTGAACAAAGTGTTTTGGCTTGAGTCCACTCTCTCTCCTCTGCTTGCTGGATGCTAAGTGCTACCAAACGCTAACAAGAAGCTCTCTGATCAGTTTATTTTCCAGGTGTTTTATAGGAGAAGATTTTTctgccctgctcaagcaggcggGATGACAGCTCAGGGCACCACGTGCCAGCGCCAGTGACATCAATGAGCATTTGAACTCAGAGGGCCCAAGGTGCCTTCATATGTTTGGAAGCAGGATCACACTCGTAAACTCAATGCTTGGCATTGATACGGCTCAGTGATTTCTACTGATGGGACCTACCAGTTCTGCTGAGACTTTTCTagctctgcttttcctttatctcaaccctttcTCTTGCTAACCTGGACAGGGTTTGGCAACACGAATGGCATGAGAGCTTCCATGGTAACAACCCAAGGAGAGATGGTTGTGCCAAAGCTCTTGCTCAGGAACGGACCCAGAGGAACGTATTCCCATTTCTGGATGTCGCGGGCTAGGAAGAGAAAATTCAAAGCAATGCTGTTAAACATATCCTAGGAGTTGTGCAGCCATCACACCCGTGAGAGAGTAACACGGATTGGAAGTGTTATCACCACCCTTTTCTGGCCATCGTGCCCAAATCCTGATTTAAATCCATCCCTTTCAGACCCTCAAAACAGTTTTCTTGGACCAGCCAGATTAGGAAGAAAAGtcagcaataattaaaacaagTCAGGCCATCCCCATATAACCAGTATTTTTATCCCCAGTTTAGTTAATGCTTTTACACCCAGCTAATGGTCCGTGCCAGTCGTAGGGCCAATTTCAACTAGTTAAATCTCTGCAAAGACTGAGGGATTTGTGATTGCCAAATCCTTTTCCTACTCCTGACACTGAAATCAATCCTCTGTTGGAATCGCCATCCTTAGGGCTGCTGCTCCACCCCTGCCCAGAAGAAACTAGACTGATATTAGCTCTTTCATAAGTAAATAAATCTTAATTAGGCAGCAATTTCTGGTTCTACTGATTGATCGAAGATGGATTGAGATAGAGCCTGAGAAATGCagacagcatttcattttcatccCTTTCAACCGCACCCCGTGGTTTCAATGATCACTATTCTACTATTAAAGTACATAATTTATCCCTATCTAAGGTTTCCCGTGATGCTGTAACCCCCTCTCCAGGCAGGCTCCCCCAGCACCGATTACCGCTCCAGTCGTTCATAAGGACCATCCCAAAGATGTGCTCCTGGGCTCTGCTGATAGGAATTGGCTCCCCATACTTGTTTCCAGGACCTACAAAGAACGCCTGAAATTGAAAAGCAAAGTGTTGATTAAGGAAGTTTTTGAAGCTAAAAATCTTTACTGCACAGAGGGTTACACGCACAGGCAACAGAGGTTGGGCAGGATGGGATTTTTGCGTCATTTCCCGTAGACAATTAGACAAATTCCCATGGCCtactccctctttctccccctccatGAAGCTGGCAGGCTTGAAACACGTAAGAGCGCTGTGTTGCTAAGAGACAGTCATTAAACAAGGGCATGACGTTGTCAAAATGCAGGAGCAAAAATGGTCCCTCCTAATTACAATCCGGATGCAGAACAGGTTTGCCCACCGAAGTGACTCTGTTTGCTGCAGACGGTGAACAGGAAAGAGTTTGAAGTCGTCCGAGGGGATGCCGAACGCGGCTGGAGCCTGTCACGACagtggggaagaggaggcaggtgGAGAAACGTGCCCGCTAAGTAGAACAGGTCATGAACTGGGTGCCTGCGCTTGCTCCCTTAGAAAATGTACAGCCCGAGCGGGTGGCAGGGAATTCTACAGGGAATCTCAGTTGTCTCTTTCTGCCAACAACATGGAAGTTTTTTATTCCAAAGCCTTCCTCAGTCTAAATCCGCTCTCACAGCAGCCAGCGGTAAAACTCAGGCTgcaaagcagaggcagggcagcaCTTTGTGTACCCCACTTTATGGGACTGCCTCCCACTGTACAGCATTGATCTGCAAAGCGTACAGCATTAACAGCTTTCAGTTCATTATTAGTACCATTTCCCTTAATATTAGACTTCTTCcatgggtttgttttgtttttaaagggaagagatggggaaTAAATCATATAAAAGTTATATGAATCTTATAAATCATAATGAACAATCCTATAAAACTCTCCCTTCTGGACCACACTAAGCCACAAGAAGATGCACCTTGCAAGGATGTTTTGTTACAACACCCACAGCACAGCTTTCATCTCTCCGGCCAGAAGGATGAGGAGTTTGAATCGCCCTCCCAAGAACTCACGGCTCCCTCTGCTCTAGACTCAAGGTGCAGACAGCCTGTACTTCCAAAATCCCCAGCGTCCATTAAAAGATCCTGGCTGCAGTGCAGAGGTACCTGCTAACCAGATAACGGGCTGTGGTGGCTGATAAAAAGAATTACGCCTGCCTGCTTCCAGACTGCTGCACTAGGGCTCAGATTCGGCCAGACGAGCTGCTTCCAGCCTGAAAGCTGCATTAGCAAACCACTCAGTGAGCTAATGCACCCTGCAACTCGTCAGAAGGGAAGGCTTCCTCCACAGAAATCTTTATTGCCCGCTGCGCAGACTGCTCAGAGGGAAACGCAGGAATGGACCTTCCGAGACATTCATTTTAGAAGCAGCTAAGCCTaccttttcttccctgtttctattttaatgtttttcaagtggtagggaaaaaaaagccccatctTACCATTTCTAA encodes the following:
- the FAH gene encoding fumarylacetoacetase isoform X2 — translated: MSFIQVDKDSDFPLQNLPYGVFSTKEEPRHRLGVAIGDQILDLSVIKHLFNGPALAKHQHVFDQPTLNAFMGLGRAAWTEARAFLQKLLSAGEPALRDNAELRRRAFVPQASATMHLPAHIGDYTDFYSSRQHATNVGIMFRGKENALMPNWLHLPVGYHGRASSVVVSGTPIRRPVGQMRPDNDKPPVFGACKRLDIELEMAFFVGPGNKYGEPIPISRAQEHIFGMVLMNDWSARDIQKWEYVPLGPFLSKSFGTTISPWVVTMEALMPFVLPNPVQDPKPLPYLQDKEPYTFDIKLFVAIKGEGMSMPTTICRSNFKHMYWTMKQQLAHHSINGCNLRPGDLLASGTISGPVTARATASVWDSASAREKSFQPCRIHDDWSKGTSEEEDLSPCL
- the FAH gene encoding fumarylacetoacetase isoform X1 — protein: MSFIQVDKDSDFPLQNLPYGVFSTKEEPRHRLGVAIGDQILDLSVIKHLFNGPALAKHQHVFDQPTLNAFMGLGRAAWTEARAFLQKLLSAGEPALRDNAELRRRAFVPQASATMHLPAHIGDYTDFYSSRQHATNVGIMFRGKENALMPNWLHLPVGYHGRASSVVVSGTPIRRPVGQMRPDNDKPPVFGACKRLDIELEMAFFVGPGNKYGEPIPISRAQEHIFGMVLMNDWSARDIQKWEYVPLGPFLSKSFGTTISPWVVTMEALMPFVLPNPVQDPKPLPYLQDKEPYTFDIKLFVAIKGEGMSMPTTICRSNFKHMYWTMKQQLAHHSINGCNLRPGDLLASGTISGPEPESFGSMLELSWNGTKEIPLGSGQSRKFLQDGDEIILTGYCQGNGFRVGFGQCSGKILPALSDP